One Misgurnus anguillicaudatus chromosome 20, ASM2758022v2, whole genome shotgun sequence DNA segment encodes these proteins:
- the LOC141351608 gene encoding E3 SUMO-protein ligase ZBED1-like: MLRHYRAKHEQSGGSMENSSSQVNRKQQLDEALVDMIVEDSQPFSIVDDSGFKAFVAKLDPTYALPSRQALKVMVDHKYEEQKQKAMAELQKTEGVSLTADMWTSINMDAYLAVTCHYVDDKDNLATVLLGVRSFPKAHTAENLAEAKRLLFEEWGIQSKIKSLVTDAASNMIAIANNLKIRHVICIAHALNLVVKKSLDATPGLEDIRTRARRMVTYFKTSTTAKERLREKQEQMARPVKKLILEVDTRWNSTYLMLQRIYEEREPVGAALATLRTDVAPLTSEEYFAISECMKVLAPFQVATVELSEEKRVSGSKVIPMMKMLRYTINETLKTISNDTAMQLGQNLSRRLADKFSALESTSVLTLATLLDPRFKTFGFHNHIQAQTAIGRLTSECTALIRDTAHQTSSHSAQPDTAQNLESTGQDQLNLWELLDNDASNARRNKSATSDARGPALHDRSPTAAFC, translated from the exons ATGCTGAGGCATTATAGGGCTAAGCATGAGCAGTCTGGAGGGTCAATGGAAAACTCCAGCTCTCAAG TGAATCGCAAGCAACAGCTTGATGAGGCTCTAGTGGACATGATTGTGGAGGATTCACAGCCTTTCTCTATTGTGGATGACAGTGGCTTTAAAGCATTTGTGGCTAAGCTTGACCCCACTTATGCACTACCATCCAGGCAGGCTCTGAAGGTCATGGTGGACCACAAATATGAGGAGCAGAAGCAGAAGGCCATGGCTGAGCTACAGAAGACAGAGGGTGTGAGCCTAACTGCAGATATGTGGACCTCTATTAATATGGATGCGTATCTGGCCGTTACATGCCATTATGTAGATGACAAGGATAACCTTGCCACAGTACTTCTGGGGGTACGGTCATTTCCAAAAGCTCACACTGCGGAGAACCTTGCAGAGGCCAAGAGGTTGCTCTTTGAAGAATGGGGTATACAGAGCAAAATAAAATCCCTGGTCACTGATGCTGCTTCAAATATGATAGCCATTGCCAACAACTTAAAGATTAGGCATGTTATATGCATCGCACATGCCTTGAATTTGGTAGTCAAGAAGTCCCTTGATGCAACTCCTGGTCTGGAAGATATTAGAACAAGAGCACGAAGGATGGTGACTTACTTTAAGACCAGTACCACAGCAAAAGAGCGGCTCAGAGAGAAACAGGAACAAATGGCACGTCCAGTGAAGAAGCTGATTCTGGAGGTTGATACACGCTGGAACAGTACCTATTTAATGCTTCAGCGTATATATGAAGAGAGAGAACCAGTGGGTGCAGCACTGGCTACACTGAGAACTGATGTGGCTCCTCTGACATCAGAAGAATATTTTGCAATATCTGAGTGCATGAAAGTGCTAGCCCCATTCCAGGTGGCCACCGTTGAACTTTCTGAGGAGAAGAGAGTATCTGGCTCTAAGGTCATTCCCATGATGAAAATGTTGCGATACACAATAAATGAAACCCTCAAAACCATTTCCAATGACACTGCAATGCAGCTGGGACAGAATCTGTCAAGAAGATTAGCAGATAAATTTTCAGCCCTTGAATCAACAAGTGTTTTGACACTAGCTACACTGCTAGATCCaagatttaaaacatttggtTTTCATAATCATATACAGGCCCAGACGGCAATTGGACGACTAACATCTGAATGCACAGCATTAATCAGAGACACTGCTCATCAAACCTCTAGCCACTCAGCACAGCCAGATACAGCACAGAATCTTGAAAGTACAGGTCAAG ATCAGTTGAACCTTTGGGAACTGCTGGACAACGATGCAAGTAATGCAAGGAGGAACAAAAGTGCAACATCAGATGCAAGAGGTCCAGCGCTACATGACCGATCCCCCACTGCAGCGTTCTGCTGA